A section of the Pithys albifrons albifrons isolate INPA30051 chromosome 4, PitAlb_v1, whole genome shotgun sequence genome encodes:
- the ATPSCKMT gene encoding ATP synthase subunit C lysine N-methyltransferase isoform X1, with product MSEAGARESPQRDGEGRNRWGLLVTAAVGSSLVALYAVATPFVAPALRKVCLPFVPATAAQIQNVLKMLENRSGPLVDIGSGDGRIVIAAAKMGFKAVGYELNPWLVWYSRYRAWRDGVHQNTRFYISDLWKVSFSHYRNIVVFGVPQMMPQLEKKLEEELECNARIIACRFPFPCWVPDHTVGEGIDTVWAYDLKHSRGCETKSLEIAPEIES from the exons ATGTCCGAGGCGGGGGCGAGGGAGAGCCCGCAGCGGGATGGCGAGGGCAGGAACCGTTGGGGACTGCTGGTCACCGCTGCTGTCGGCAGCTCCTTGGTGGCCCTCTATGCTGTGGCCACCCCCTTTGTGGCCCCCGCCCTGAGGAAGGTGTGCCTGCCCTTCGTTCCTGCCACTGCCGCCCAGATCCAGAACGTGCTGaagatgctggaaaacagaagtgGCCCCCTGGTTGACATTGGTAGTGGGGATGGCCGCATT GTGATAGCAGCTGCAAAAATGGGATTCAAAGCTGTTGGTTATGAATTAAATCCCTGGCTAGTTTGGTACTCCAGATACCGAGCCTGGAGAGATGGAGTACATCAGAATACCAGATTTTATATTTCAGACTTATGGAAG gtttctttttcccattATAGAAATATTGTTGTTTTTGGTGTACCTCAAATG ATGCCACAGTTGGAGAAGAAGCTGGAAGAAGAACTTGAATGTAATGCCAGAATCATTGCCTGTCgctttcctttcccctgctgGGTTCCAGATCATACTGTGGGAGAGGGAATAGACACTGTGTGGGCCTATGATTTGAAACATTCTAGAGGATGTGAAACAAAAAGCTTGGAAATTGCGCCAGAGATAGAATCCTAA
- the ATPSCKMT gene encoding ATP synthase subunit C lysine N-methyltransferase isoform X2: MSEAGARESPQRDGEGRNRWGLLVTAAVGSSLVALYAVATPFVAPALRKVCLPFVPATAAQIQNVLKMLENRSGPLVDIGSGDGRIVIAAAKMGFKAVGYELNPWLVWYSRYRAWRDGVHQNTRFYISDLWKMPQLEKKLEEELECNARIIACRFPFPCWVPDHTVGEGIDTVWAYDLKHSRGCETKSLEIAPEIES, encoded by the exons ATGTCCGAGGCGGGGGCGAGGGAGAGCCCGCAGCGGGATGGCGAGGGCAGGAACCGTTGGGGACTGCTGGTCACCGCTGCTGTCGGCAGCTCCTTGGTGGCCCTCTATGCTGTGGCCACCCCCTTTGTGGCCCCCGCCCTGAGGAAGGTGTGCCTGCCCTTCGTTCCTGCCACTGCCGCCCAGATCCAGAACGTGCTGaagatgctggaaaacagaagtgGCCCCCTGGTTGACATTGGTAGTGGGGATGGCCGCATT GTGATAGCAGCTGCAAAAATGGGATTCAAAGCTGTTGGTTATGAATTAAATCCCTGGCTAGTTTGGTACTCCAGATACCGAGCCTGGAGAGATGGAGTACATCAGAATACCAGATTTTATATTTCAGACTTATGGAAG ATGCCACAGTTGGAGAAGAAGCTGGAAGAAGAACTTGAATGTAATGCCAGAATCATTGCCTGTCgctttcctttcccctgctgGGTTCCAGATCATACTGTGGGAGAGGGAATAGACACTGTGTGGGCCTATGATTTGAAACATTCTAGAGGATGTGAAACAAAAAGCTTGGAAATTGCGCCAGAGATAGAATCCTAA
- the CCT5 gene encoding T-complex protein 1 subunit epsilon, with the protein MSAMGTLAFDEYGRPFLILKDQERKTRLMGLEALKSHIMAAKAVASTLRTSLGPNGLDKMMVDKDGEVTVTNDGATILNMMDVDHQIAKLMVELAKSQDDEIGDGTTGVVVLAGALLEQAEQLLDRGIHPIRIADGYEQAARIAIEHLDKISDSFPVDPQNIEPLIQTAKTTLGSKVVNRCHRQMAEIAVNAVLTVADMERKDVDFELIKVQGKVGGRLEDTQLVKGVIVDKDFSHPQMPKELKDVKIAILTCPFEPPKPKTKHKLDVTSVDDYKALQKYEKEKFEEMVKQIKDTGANLAICQWGFDDEANHLLLQNELPAVRWVGGPEIELIAIATGGRIVPRFCELTAEKLGFAGVVREISFGTTKDRMLLIEQCQNSRAVTIFIRGGNKMIIEEAKRSLHDALCVIRNLVRDNRIVYGGGAAEISCALAVSEAADKCPSLEQYAVRAFADALEVIPMALSENSGMNPIQTMTEVRARQVKENNPALGIDCLQKGTNDMKQQHVIETLIGKKQQISLATQVVRMILKIDDIRRPGESEE; encoded by the exons atgTCGGCCATGGGGACTCTGGCGTTTGACGAGTATGGGCGCCCCTTCCTCATCCTCAAGGACCAGGAGCGCAAGACGCGCCTCATGGGGCTCGAGGCGCTCAAG TCTCACATAATGGCAGCAAAGGCTGTAGCAAGTACTCTGAGAACATCCCTTGGGCCCAATG GCTTGGATAAAATGATGGTGGACAAGGATGGTGAGGTGACTGTGACAAATGATGGCGCCACCATCCTGAATATGATGGATGTGGATCACCAGATAGCCAAACTTATGGTGGAGTTGGCTAAATCTCAAGATGATGAGATTGGGGATGGAACTACTGGAGTTGTTG ttctgGCTGGAGCATTGTTGGAACAGGCTGAGCAATTATTAGATCGAGGTATTCACCCCATCAGGATAGCAGATGGTTATGAGCAGGCAGCCCGCATTGCTATCGAGCATCTAGACAAAATCAGTGACAGCTTCCCAGTTGATCCACAGAACATTGAGCCTCTGATCCAAACAGCAAAGACAACTCTGGGCTCTAAAGT AGTCAACCGTTGTCACAGACAAATGGCAGAAATTGCTGTGAATGCTGTACTGACAGTAGCAGACATGGAACGTAAAGATGTTGATTTTGAGCTGATCAAAGTACAAGGCAAAGTGGGAGGTAGACTGGAAGATACACAGTTGGTTAAAGGAGTGATTGTGGATAAAGATTTCAGTCATCCACAGATGCCTAAA gAGCTAAAAGATGTTAAAATTGCAATCCTTACTTGTCCATTTGAACCACCTAAGCCTAAAACCAAACATAAGCTCGATGTCACGTCTGTGGATGATTACAAGGCACTGCAGAAATACGAAAAAGAGAAGTTTGAAGAGATGGTGAAGCAG ATAAAAGACACTGGTGCAAACCTTGCTATTTGCCAGTGGGGTTTTGATGATGAGGCAAATCACTTGCTGCTCCAGAATGAGCTGCCTGCTGTTCGTTGGGTTGGTGGACCTGAAATAGAA TTAATCGCCATTGCGACTGGAGGGCGCATCGTTCCTCGCTTCTGTGAACTCACAGCAGAGAAACTGGGCTTTGCGGGTGTTGTCCGAGAGATCTCCTTTGGAACAACCAAGGACAGAATGCTTCTCATTGAACAGTGTCAGAATTCCAGAGCTGTGACCATTTTCATtagaggaggaaataaaatg ATTATTGAAGAAGCAAAGCGATCTCTTCATGATGCATTGTGTGTAATCCGGAATCTCGTTCGTGATAACCGTATTGTGTATGGCGGTGGTGCAGCTGAAATTTCTTGTGCCTTGGCAGTCAGTGAAGCAGCAGATAAG tGCCCATCTTTGGAACAGTATGCTGTGAGAGCTTTTGCAGATGCCCTGGAGGTAATTCCCATGGCACTCTCGGAGAACAGTGGGATGAATCCAATACAGACTATGACGGAAGTGCGGGCTAggcaagtgaaagaaaataatccagCCCTCGGCATTGATTGTTTGCAGAAAGGAACAAATG ATATGAAGCAGCAGCATGTTATAGAAACCTTGATTGGTAAGAAGCAGCAGATTTCTCTGGCAACTCAGGTTGTTAGAATGATCCTGAAGATTGATGACATCCGTAGGCCTGGAGAATCTGAAGAGTGA